From a region of the Cucumis sativus cultivar 9930 chromosome 6, Cucumber_9930_V3, whole genome shotgun sequence genome:
- the LOC101218295 gene encoding protein FORGETTER 1 isoform X2, translated as MCLDIREVAIEVEREEDEGGTVGETFTEYHPPKLSIGPLHPDPVVETSSLAAVQPPEPTYHLKIKDDLEKSKALSCLQIETLVYASQRHMHHLPNDTRAGFFIGDGAGVGKGRTIAGLLWENWHHGRRKSLWISVGSDLKYDARRDLDDVGAACIKVHALNKLPYSKLDSKSVGIREGVIFLTYSSLIASSERGRSRLQQLVQWCGTEFDGLIIFDECHKAKNLVPESGSQPTRTGEAVLELQDRLPEARIIYCSATGASEPRNMGYMVRLGLWGTGTSFIDFRDFLGALERGGVGALELVAMDMKARGMYLCRTLSYRGAEFDIVEAPLEAEMMEMYTLAAEFWAKLRLELMTASAYVTSDKPSTNQLWRLFWASHQRFFRHMCMSAKVPATVRLAKQALLEDKCVVIGLQSTGEARTEEAVTKYGLELDDFVSGPRELLLKFVEENYPLPEKPETLPEEGSVKELQRKRHSATPGMSLNGRLRKAAKWKPPSDVESDEESETDSAPESTESDDEFQICEICNTEGERKKLLRCSCCEQLFHPACLDPPPLDTETAEWSCQSCKEKTDEYLKERKAVVAELLKRYDAASDRKSNLLAIIRSLNLPNNPLDDIIDQLGGPDKVAEITGRRGMLVRAPNGKGVTYQPRNSKDVTMEMVNMHEKQLFMDGQKFVAIISEAGSAGVSLQADRRAANQKRRVHFTLELPWSADRAIQQFGRTHRSNQTSAPEYRLLFTNLGGERRFASIVAKRLESLGALTQGDRRAGLSLSAYNYDSAYGKTALTMMYRGILEQDALPVEPPGCSSEKPETIRDFIENAKAALNSVGIIRDTVLATGKDFGKSSSRIVESDMNDIGRFLNRLLGLPPDIQNRIFELFVSILDLLIQKARIEGNLDSGIVDMRANVVELRGSPKTVHVDPVSGASTMLFTFSLDRGVTWESASTILDEKQKDGLGSTNDGFYESRRDWLGRCHIILAFESSVPGMYKIVRPAIGESLREMSLSELRNKYRKTSSLEKARNGWEDEYDISSKQCMHGPKCKLGNFCTVGRRIQEVNVLGGLILPVWGTIENALSKQARQSHQRLRVVRIETTTDKQRIVGLFVPNAAVESVLRGLAWVQDVDD; from the exons ATGTGCTTAGACATTCGTGAG GTAGCCATTGAAgtggaaagagaagaagatgaaggtggtACAGTGGGAGAGACGTTTACTGAATAT CACCCTCCCAAGCTATCTATAGGACCACTTCACCCAGACCCAGTTGTGGAGACATCATCTTTAGCTGCTGTCCAGCCTCCTGAACCCacttatcatttaaaaatcaagGATGATTTAGAAAAGTCAAAAGCTCTTTCATGCTTGCAAATTGAGACCTTGGTATATGCTTCTCAG AGACATATGCACCATCTCCCCAATGATACCAGGGCGGGATTCTTTATTGGAGATGGAGCTGGTGTTGGTAAAGGTCGAACCATTGCAGGTTTATTATGGGAAAATTGGCACCATGGGAGGAGGAAATCATT GTGGATTTCGGTTGGTTCAGATTTGAAGTATGATGCTAGGAGAGACTTAGATGATGTAGGTGCAGCGTGCATTAAAG TGCATGCTTTGAACAAGCTGCCTTATTCAAAGCTTGACTCAAAGTCTGTGGGTATTAGAGAAGGAGTTATCTTTTTGACGTATAGCAGCCTCATAGCATCTTCTGAACGAGGCCGTTCTCGCCTACAGCAGCTTGTTCAATGGTGTGGAACAGAATTTGATGGTCTCATCATATTTGATGAG TGTCATAAAGCAAAAAATTTGGTACCAGAATCTGGAAGCCAGCCAACTAGGACAGGAGAAGCCGTTCTAGAGCTGCAG GATCGACTTCCTGAAGCTCGTATAATTTACTGCTCAGCCACCGGTGCGTCTGAGCCACGGAATATGGGCTATATGGTCCGCCTCGGGCTTTGGGGAACTGGAACTTCCTTTATTGACTTCCGCGATTTTTTAG GTGCGTTGGAGAGAGGGGGTGTTGGGGCTTTAGAACTTGTTGCCATGGACATGAAAGCAAG GGGTATGTATCTGTGTCGCACACTTAGCTACCGAGGAGCTGAATTTGACATTGTGGAAGCACCGTTGGAAGCTGAGATGATG GAAATGTATACATTAGCTGCTGAATTTTGGGCAAAGTTGCGATTAGAATTGATGACAGCAAGTGCTTATGTTACTAGTGACAAGCCTAGCACCAATCAACTTTGGCGATTATTTTGGGCAAGCCATCAG CGTTTCTTCAGGCATATGTGTATGTCTGCGAAGGTTCCTGCTACTGTTAGACTAGCTAAGCAAGCATTATTGGAAGATAAATGTGTTGTCATTGGCCTGCAAAGTACTGGAGAGGCACGCACGGAGGAAGCTGTGACAAAATAT GGCCTTGAGCTTGATGATTTTGTTTCTGGACCTCGAGAACTATTGCTTAAATTTGTGGAAGAAAATTACCCTTTACCCGAAAAGCCTGAAACCCTACCTG AGGAGGGAAGTGTGAAGGAGCTTCAAAGGAAGAGACACTCTGCAACTCCTGGCATGTCACTAAATGGGAGGTTAAGGAAAGCTGCAAAGTGGAAACCTCCAAGCGATGTCGAAAGTGATGAAGAATCTGAAA CTGATTCTGCTCCTGAATCTACCGAATCAGATGATGAGTTTCAGATTTGTGAGATTTGCAATACTGAAGGG gaaaggaaaaaattacTTCGATGTTCCTGTTGTGAGCAACTTTTTCACCCTGCCTGTCTCGACCCACCTCCCTTGGACACAGAAACTGCAGAATGGTCATGTCAGTCTTGCAAAGAAAAGACAGATGAGTAtcttaaagaaagaaaagctgTTGTAGCtgaacttttgaaaag GTATGATGCTGCTTCTGATCGTAAGTCTAATTTGCTAGCAATTATCCGTTCACTGAATCTTCCAAACAATCCTTTGGATGATATTATTGATCAG CTTGGTGGTCCTGATAAGGTTGCGGAAATTACTGGAAGAAGGGGAATGCTTGTAAGGGCCCCCAATGGGAAGGGTGTTACATACCAGCCACGGAATTC GAAGGATGTGACTATGGAGATGGTCAATATGCATGAGAAACAACTGTTTATGGATGGTCAGAAGTTTGTTGCCATCATTTCTGAAGCTGGATCAGCTGGTGTTTCACTGCAGGCAGACAGAAGAGCTGCAAATCAG AAAAGAAGAGTTCATTTTACTTTAGAACTCCCTTGGAGTGCTGATCGAGCCATTCAACAATTTGGACGAACTCATCGCTCTAATCAAACTTCAGCACCCGAATACAG GCTTCTTTTTACGAATCTTGGTGGAGAACGGAGGTTTGCATCAATTGTTGCCAAGAGATTAGAATCGCTTGGAGCCTTAACTCAAGGAGATCGAAG AGCTGGGTTGTCATTAAGTGCATATAATTATGACAGTGCTTATGGAAAAACCGCCTTGACGATGATGTATAGAGGAATATTGGAGCAg GATGCCTTGCCCGTTGAACCTCCTGGTTGCTCATCTGAGAAACCTGAGACAATTCGTGATTTTATTGAGAATGCAAAAGCTGCTCTTAATTCTGTGGGAATAATCAGGGACACCGTACTTG CAACTGGGAAGGACTTTGGAAAGAGCTCTAGTCGTATTGTTGAGTCAGACATGAATGATATTGGACGTTTTCTTAATCGGCTTTTGGGCCTCCCTCCTGACATTCAGAATAG GATTTTTGAGTTATTTGTCAGCATATTGGATCTTCTAATTCAAAAGGCACGCATTGAAGGGAATCTTGATTCTGGAATTGTTGATATGAGAGCCAATGTTGTTGAATTACGAGGAAGTCCAAAG ACAGTTCACGTTGATCCTGTCTCTGGGGCATCTACCATGCTGTTTACTTTCTCTTTGGATCGTGGTGTGACCTGGGAG TCTGCGAGCACCATTCTTGATGAGAAGCAAAAGGATGGGCTTGGTTCAACCAATGATGGGTTTTATGAATCCAGGAGGGATTGGTTGGGAAGATGCCACATCATATTAGCCTTTGAAAG TTCTGTTCCTGGAATGTATAAAATTGTTCGGCCAGCTATTGGGGAGTCATTGAG GGAAATGTCTCTCTCCGAGTTACGAAACAAATATCGGAAAACGTCATCTTTAGAGAAGGCTCGTAATGGGTGGGAAGATGAGTATGATATTTCCTCGAAACAG TGCATGCATGGACCGAAGTGTAAGCTTGGCAACTTCTGTACGGTTGGCAGGAGAATACAGGAAGTTAATGTTTTAGGTGGCCTTATTCTTCCTGTGTGGGGAACTATTGAAAATGCTCTTTCTAAGCAG GCCCGCCAAAGTCACCAGCGGCTTCGTGTAGTACGCATAGAAACTACAACAGATAAACAGAGAATAGTTGGACTGTTTGTACCAAATGCAGCAGTTGAATCAGTGCTTCGAG GTTTGGCATGGGTACAAGATGTAGATGATTGA
- the LOC101218295 gene encoding protein FORGETTER 1 isoform X1 yields the protein MTQSPVPPSLAPPHPPPLYGSGVQVRCAGCRDVLVVAPGHTEFFCPSCQLPQMLPPELLVRAHSKPLPHPSPPLPPPPPPPPSLPLPLPLSIHHVPAHGIDPTKMQLPCANCKALLNVPHGLTRFVCPQCAVDLAVDVSKLHQFFPSRPPPEEVNEVAIEVEREEDEGGTVGETFTEYHPPKLSIGPLHPDPVVETSSLAAVQPPEPTYHLKIKDDLEKSKALSCLQIETLVYASQRHMHHLPNDTRAGFFIGDGAGVGKGRTIAGLLWENWHHGRRKSLWISVGSDLKYDARRDLDDVGAACIKVHALNKLPYSKLDSKSVGIREGVIFLTYSSLIASSERGRSRLQQLVQWCGTEFDGLIIFDECHKAKNLVPESGSQPTRTGEAVLELQDRLPEARIIYCSATGASEPRNMGYMVRLGLWGTGTSFIDFRDFLGALERGGVGALELVAMDMKARGMYLCRTLSYRGAEFDIVEAPLEAEMMEMYTLAAEFWAKLRLELMTASAYVTSDKPSTNQLWRLFWASHQRFFRHMCMSAKVPATVRLAKQALLEDKCVVIGLQSTGEARTEEAVTKYGLELDDFVSGPRELLLKFVEENYPLPEKPETLPEEGSVKELQRKRHSATPGMSLNGRLRKAAKWKPPSDVESDEESETDSAPESTESDDEFQICEICNTEGERKKLLRCSCCEQLFHPACLDPPPLDTETAEWSCQSCKEKTDEYLKERKAVVAELLKRYDAASDRKSNLLAIIRSLNLPNNPLDDIIDQLGGPDKVAEITGRRGMLVRAPNGKGVTYQPRNSKDVTMEMVNMHEKQLFMDGQKFVAIISEAGSAGVSLQADRRAANQKRRVHFTLELPWSADRAIQQFGRTHRSNQTSAPEYRLLFTNLGGERRFASIVAKRLESLGALTQGDRRAGLSLSAYNYDSAYGKTALTMMYRGILEQDALPVEPPGCSSEKPETIRDFIENAKAALNSVGIIRDTVLATGKDFGKSSSRIVESDMNDIGRFLNRLLGLPPDIQNRIFELFVSILDLLIQKARIEGNLDSGIVDMRANVVELRGSPKTVHVDPVSGASTMLFTFSLDRGVTWESASTILDEKQKDGLGSTNDGFYESRRDWLGRCHIILAFESSVPGMYKIVRPAIGESLREMSLSELRNKYRKTSSLEKARNGWEDEYDISSKQCMHGPKCKLGNFCTVGRRIQEVNVLGGLILPVWGTIENALSKQARQSHQRLRVVRIETTTDKQRIVGLFVPNAAVESVLRGLAWVQDVDD from the exons ATGACCCAATCGCCGGTGCCTCCGTCCTTGGCTCCGCCGCACCCACCGCCATTATACGGCTCCGGAGTTCAGGTCCGTTGCGCTGGTTGTCGTGATGTTTTGGTAGTGGCGCCTGGTCATACTGAGTTCTTCTGTCCATCTTGTCAATTGCCTCAGATGTTGCCTCCTGAGCTTCTAGTTAGGGCCCACTCCAAGCCCCTTCCTCATCCTTCTCCTCCTCTACCGCCGCCTCCGCCTCCGCCGCCCTCGCTGCCTCTTCCCCTTCCTTTGTCCATACACCATGTTCCTGCTCATGGCATTGATCCTACCAAGATGCAGCTCCCTTGCGCTAATTGCAAAGCGCTTCTTAATGTTCCTCATGGTTTAACTAGGTTCGTTTGTCCTCAGTGTGCGGTTGACCTCGCTGTTGATGTTTCCAAGCTACATCAGTTCTTTCCCTCCCGGCCGCCTCCTGAAGAAGTCAACGAG GTAGCCATTGAAgtggaaagagaagaagatgaaggtggtACAGTGGGAGAGACGTTTACTGAATAT CACCCTCCCAAGCTATCTATAGGACCACTTCACCCAGACCCAGTTGTGGAGACATCATCTTTAGCTGCTGTCCAGCCTCCTGAACCCacttatcatttaaaaatcaagGATGATTTAGAAAAGTCAAAAGCTCTTTCATGCTTGCAAATTGAGACCTTGGTATATGCTTCTCAG AGACATATGCACCATCTCCCCAATGATACCAGGGCGGGATTCTTTATTGGAGATGGAGCTGGTGTTGGTAAAGGTCGAACCATTGCAGGTTTATTATGGGAAAATTGGCACCATGGGAGGAGGAAATCATT GTGGATTTCGGTTGGTTCAGATTTGAAGTATGATGCTAGGAGAGACTTAGATGATGTAGGTGCAGCGTGCATTAAAG TGCATGCTTTGAACAAGCTGCCTTATTCAAAGCTTGACTCAAAGTCTGTGGGTATTAGAGAAGGAGTTATCTTTTTGACGTATAGCAGCCTCATAGCATCTTCTGAACGAGGCCGTTCTCGCCTACAGCAGCTTGTTCAATGGTGTGGAACAGAATTTGATGGTCTCATCATATTTGATGAG TGTCATAAAGCAAAAAATTTGGTACCAGAATCTGGAAGCCAGCCAACTAGGACAGGAGAAGCCGTTCTAGAGCTGCAG GATCGACTTCCTGAAGCTCGTATAATTTACTGCTCAGCCACCGGTGCGTCTGAGCCACGGAATATGGGCTATATGGTCCGCCTCGGGCTTTGGGGAACTGGAACTTCCTTTATTGACTTCCGCGATTTTTTAG GTGCGTTGGAGAGAGGGGGTGTTGGGGCTTTAGAACTTGTTGCCATGGACATGAAAGCAAG GGGTATGTATCTGTGTCGCACACTTAGCTACCGAGGAGCTGAATTTGACATTGTGGAAGCACCGTTGGAAGCTGAGATGATG GAAATGTATACATTAGCTGCTGAATTTTGGGCAAAGTTGCGATTAGAATTGATGACAGCAAGTGCTTATGTTACTAGTGACAAGCCTAGCACCAATCAACTTTGGCGATTATTTTGGGCAAGCCATCAG CGTTTCTTCAGGCATATGTGTATGTCTGCGAAGGTTCCTGCTACTGTTAGACTAGCTAAGCAAGCATTATTGGAAGATAAATGTGTTGTCATTGGCCTGCAAAGTACTGGAGAGGCACGCACGGAGGAAGCTGTGACAAAATAT GGCCTTGAGCTTGATGATTTTGTTTCTGGACCTCGAGAACTATTGCTTAAATTTGTGGAAGAAAATTACCCTTTACCCGAAAAGCCTGAAACCCTACCTG AGGAGGGAAGTGTGAAGGAGCTTCAAAGGAAGAGACACTCTGCAACTCCTGGCATGTCACTAAATGGGAGGTTAAGGAAAGCTGCAAAGTGGAAACCTCCAAGCGATGTCGAAAGTGATGAAGAATCTGAAA CTGATTCTGCTCCTGAATCTACCGAATCAGATGATGAGTTTCAGATTTGTGAGATTTGCAATACTGAAGGG gaaaggaaaaaattacTTCGATGTTCCTGTTGTGAGCAACTTTTTCACCCTGCCTGTCTCGACCCACCTCCCTTGGACACAGAAACTGCAGAATGGTCATGTCAGTCTTGCAAAGAAAAGACAGATGAGTAtcttaaagaaagaaaagctgTTGTAGCtgaacttttgaaaag GTATGATGCTGCTTCTGATCGTAAGTCTAATTTGCTAGCAATTATCCGTTCACTGAATCTTCCAAACAATCCTTTGGATGATATTATTGATCAG CTTGGTGGTCCTGATAAGGTTGCGGAAATTACTGGAAGAAGGGGAATGCTTGTAAGGGCCCCCAATGGGAAGGGTGTTACATACCAGCCACGGAATTC GAAGGATGTGACTATGGAGATGGTCAATATGCATGAGAAACAACTGTTTATGGATGGTCAGAAGTTTGTTGCCATCATTTCTGAAGCTGGATCAGCTGGTGTTTCACTGCAGGCAGACAGAAGAGCTGCAAATCAG AAAAGAAGAGTTCATTTTACTTTAGAACTCCCTTGGAGTGCTGATCGAGCCATTCAACAATTTGGACGAACTCATCGCTCTAATCAAACTTCAGCACCCGAATACAG GCTTCTTTTTACGAATCTTGGTGGAGAACGGAGGTTTGCATCAATTGTTGCCAAGAGATTAGAATCGCTTGGAGCCTTAACTCAAGGAGATCGAAG AGCTGGGTTGTCATTAAGTGCATATAATTATGACAGTGCTTATGGAAAAACCGCCTTGACGATGATGTATAGAGGAATATTGGAGCAg GATGCCTTGCCCGTTGAACCTCCTGGTTGCTCATCTGAGAAACCTGAGACAATTCGTGATTTTATTGAGAATGCAAAAGCTGCTCTTAATTCTGTGGGAATAATCAGGGACACCGTACTTG CAACTGGGAAGGACTTTGGAAAGAGCTCTAGTCGTATTGTTGAGTCAGACATGAATGATATTGGACGTTTTCTTAATCGGCTTTTGGGCCTCCCTCCTGACATTCAGAATAG GATTTTTGAGTTATTTGTCAGCATATTGGATCTTCTAATTCAAAAGGCACGCATTGAAGGGAATCTTGATTCTGGAATTGTTGATATGAGAGCCAATGTTGTTGAATTACGAGGAAGTCCAAAG ACAGTTCACGTTGATCCTGTCTCTGGGGCATCTACCATGCTGTTTACTTTCTCTTTGGATCGTGGTGTGACCTGGGAG TCTGCGAGCACCATTCTTGATGAGAAGCAAAAGGATGGGCTTGGTTCAACCAATGATGGGTTTTATGAATCCAGGAGGGATTGGTTGGGAAGATGCCACATCATATTAGCCTTTGAAAG TTCTGTTCCTGGAATGTATAAAATTGTTCGGCCAGCTATTGGGGAGTCATTGAG GGAAATGTCTCTCTCCGAGTTACGAAACAAATATCGGAAAACGTCATCTTTAGAGAAGGCTCGTAATGGGTGGGAAGATGAGTATGATATTTCCTCGAAACAG TGCATGCATGGACCGAAGTGTAAGCTTGGCAACTTCTGTACGGTTGGCAGGAGAATACAGGAAGTTAATGTTTTAGGTGGCCTTATTCTTCCTGTGTGGGGAACTATTGAAAATGCTCTTTCTAAGCAG GCCCGCCAAAGTCACCAGCGGCTTCGTGTAGTACGCATAGAAACTACAACAGATAAACAGAGAATAGTTGGACTGTTTGTACCAAATGCAGCAGTTGAATCAGTGCTTCGAG GTTTGGCATGGGTACAAGATGTAGATGATTGA
- the LOC101218295 gene encoding protein FORGETTER 1 isoform X4, which yields MHHLPNDTRAGFFIGDGAGVGKGRTIAGLLWENWHHGRRKSLWISVGSDLKYDARRDLDDVGAACIKVHALNKLPYSKLDSKSVGIREGVIFLTYSSLIASSERGRSRLQQLVQWCGTEFDGLIIFDECHKAKNLVPESGSQPTRTGEAVLELQDRLPEARIIYCSATGASEPRNMGYMVRLGLWGTGTSFIDFRDFLGALERGGVGALELVAMDMKARGMYLCRTLSYRGAEFDIVEAPLEAEMMEMYTLAAEFWAKLRLELMTASAYVTSDKPSTNQLWRLFWASHQRFFRHMCMSAKVPATVRLAKQALLEDKCVVIGLQSTGEARTEEAVTKYGLELDDFVSGPRELLLKFVEENYPLPEKPETLPEEGSVKELQRKRHSATPGMSLNGRLRKAAKWKPPSDVESDEESETDSAPESTESDDEFQICEICNTEGERKKLLRCSCCEQLFHPACLDPPPLDTETAEWSCQSCKEKTDEYLKERKAVVAELLKRYDAASDRKSNLLAIIRSLNLPNNPLDDIIDQLGGPDKVAEITGRRGMLVRAPNGKGVTYQPRNSKDVTMEMVNMHEKQLFMDGQKFVAIISEAGSAGVSLQADRRAANQKRRVHFTLELPWSADRAIQQFGRTHRSNQTSAPEYRLLFTNLGGERRFASIVAKRLESLGALTQGDRRAGLSLSAYNYDSAYGKTALTMMYRGILEQDALPVEPPGCSSEKPETIRDFIENAKAALNSVGIIRDTVLATGKDFGKSSSRIVESDMNDIGRFLNRLLGLPPDIQNRIFELFVSILDLLIQKARIEGNLDSGIVDMRANVVELRGSPKTVHVDPVSGASTMLFTFSLDRGVTWESASTILDEKQKDGLGSTNDGFYESRRDWLGRCHIILAFESSVPGMYKIVRPAIGESLREMSLSELRNKYRKTSSLEKARNGWEDEYDISSKQCMHGPKCKLGNFCTVGRRIQEVNVLGGLILPVWGTIENALSKQARQSHQRLRVVRIETTTDKQRIVGLFVPNAAVESVLRGLAWVQDVDD from the exons ATGCACCATCTCCCCAATGATACCAGGGCGGGATTCTTTATTGGAGATGGAGCTGGTGTTGGTAAAGGTCGAACCATTGCAGGTTTATTATGGGAAAATTGGCACCATGGGAGGAGGAAATCATT GTGGATTTCGGTTGGTTCAGATTTGAAGTATGATGCTAGGAGAGACTTAGATGATGTAGGTGCAGCGTGCATTAAAG TGCATGCTTTGAACAAGCTGCCTTATTCAAAGCTTGACTCAAAGTCTGTGGGTATTAGAGAAGGAGTTATCTTTTTGACGTATAGCAGCCTCATAGCATCTTCTGAACGAGGCCGTTCTCGCCTACAGCAGCTTGTTCAATGGTGTGGAACAGAATTTGATGGTCTCATCATATTTGATGAG TGTCATAAAGCAAAAAATTTGGTACCAGAATCTGGAAGCCAGCCAACTAGGACAGGAGAAGCCGTTCTAGAGCTGCAG GATCGACTTCCTGAAGCTCGTATAATTTACTGCTCAGCCACCGGTGCGTCTGAGCCACGGAATATGGGCTATATGGTCCGCCTCGGGCTTTGGGGAACTGGAACTTCCTTTATTGACTTCCGCGATTTTTTAG GTGCGTTGGAGAGAGGGGGTGTTGGGGCTTTAGAACTTGTTGCCATGGACATGAAAGCAAG GGGTATGTATCTGTGTCGCACACTTAGCTACCGAGGAGCTGAATTTGACATTGTGGAAGCACCGTTGGAAGCTGAGATGATG GAAATGTATACATTAGCTGCTGAATTTTGGGCAAAGTTGCGATTAGAATTGATGACAGCAAGTGCTTATGTTACTAGTGACAAGCCTAGCACCAATCAACTTTGGCGATTATTTTGGGCAAGCCATCAG CGTTTCTTCAGGCATATGTGTATGTCTGCGAAGGTTCCTGCTACTGTTAGACTAGCTAAGCAAGCATTATTGGAAGATAAATGTGTTGTCATTGGCCTGCAAAGTACTGGAGAGGCACGCACGGAGGAAGCTGTGACAAAATAT GGCCTTGAGCTTGATGATTTTGTTTCTGGACCTCGAGAACTATTGCTTAAATTTGTGGAAGAAAATTACCCTTTACCCGAAAAGCCTGAAACCCTACCTG AGGAGGGAAGTGTGAAGGAGCTTCAAAGGAAGAGACACTCTGCAACTCCTGGCATGTCACTAAATGGGAGGTTAAGGAAAGCTGCAAAGTGGAAACCTCCAAGCGATGTCGAAAGTGATGAAGAATCTGAAA CTGATTCTGCTCCTGAATCTACCGAATCAGATGATGAGTTTCAGATTTGTGAGATTTGCAATACTGAAGGG gaaaggaaaaaattacTTCGATGTTCCTGTTGTGAGCAACTTTTTCACCCTGCCTGTCTCGACCCACCTCCCTTGGACACAGAAACTGCAGAATGGTCATGTCAGTCTTGCAAAGAAAAGACAGATGAGTAtcttaaagaaagaaaagctgTTGTAGCtgaacttttgaaaag GTATGATGCTGCTTCTGATCGTAAGTCTAATTTGCTAGCAATTATCCGTTCACTGAATCTTCCAAACAATCCTTTGGATGATATTATTGATCAG CTTGGTGGTCCTGATAAGGTTGCGGAAATTACTGGAAGAAGGGGAATGCTTGTAAGGGCCCCCAATGGGAAGGGTGTTACATACCAGCCACGGAATTC GAAGGATGTGACTATGGAGATGGTCAATATGCATGAGAAACAACTGTTTATGGATGGTCAGAAGTTTGTTGCCATCATTTCTGAAGCTGGATCAGCTGGTGTTTCACTGCAGGCAGACAGAAGAGCTGCAAATCAG AAAAGAAGAGTTCATTTTACTTTAGAACTCCCTTGGAGTGCTGATCGAGCCATTCAACAATTTGGACGAACTCATCGCTCTAATCAAACTTCAGCACCCGAATACAG GCTTCTTTTTACGAATCTTGGTGGAGAACGGAGGTTTGCATCAATTGTTGCCAAGAGATTAGAATCGCTTGGAGCCTTAACTCAAGGAGATCGAAG AGCTGGGTTGTCATTAAGTGCATATAATTATGACAGTGCTTATGGAAAAACCGCCTTGACGATGATGTATAGAGGAATATTGGAGCAg GATGCCTTGCCCGTTGAACCTCCTGGTTGCTCATCTGAGAAACCTGAGACAATTCGTGATTTTATTGAGAATGCAAAAGCTGCTCTTAATTCTGTGGGAATAATCAGGGACACCGTACTTG CAACTGGGAAGGACTTTGGAAAGAGCTCTAGTCGTATTGTTGAGTCAGACATGAATGATATTGGACGTTTTCTTAATCGGCTTTTGGGCCTCCCTCCTGACATTCAGAATAG GATTTTTGAGTTATTTGTCAGCATATTGGATCTTCTAATTCAAAAGGCACGCATTGAAGGGAATCTTGATTCTGGAATTGTTGATATGAGAGCCAATGTTGTTGAATTACGAGGAAGTCCAAAG ACAGTTCACGTTGATCCTGTCTCTGGGGCATCTACCATGCTGTTTACTTTCTCTTTGGATCGTGGTGTGACCTGGGAG TCTGCGAGCACCATTCTTGATGAGAAGCAAAAGGATGGGCTTGGTTCAACCAATGATGGGTTTTATGAATCCAGGAGGGATTGGTTGGGAAGATGCCACATCATATTAGCCTTTGAAAG TTCTGTTCCTGGAATGTATAAAATTGTTCGGCCAGCTATTGGGGAGTCATTGAG GGAAATGTCTCTCTCCGAGTTACGAAACAAATATCGGAAAACGTCATCTTTAGAGAAGGCTCGTAATGGGTGGGAAGATGAGTATGATATTTCCTCGAAACAG TGCATGCATGGACCGAAGTGTAAGCTTGGCAACTTCTGTACGGTTGGCAGGAGAATACAGGAAGTTAATGTTTTAGGTGGCCTTATTCTTCCTGTGTGGGGAACTATTGAAAATGCTCTTTCTAAGCAG GCCCGCCAAAGTCACCAGCGGCTTCGTGTAGTACGCATAGAAACTACAACAGATAAACAGAGAATAGTTGGACTGTTTGTACCAAATGCAGCAGTTGAATCAGTGCTTCGAG GTTTGGCATGGGTACAAGATGTAGATGATTGA